A part of Ziziphus jujuba cultivar Dongzao chromosome 8, ASM3175591v1 genomic DNA contains:
- the LOC107412739 gene encoding protein MAINTENANCE OF PSII UNDER HIGH LIGHT 1: MASAAQAMIAANTLTCTFPSRGSRRSFFLKRYQKPNHHLLTVRASSEDEDCNVEECAPEKEIGKVSVEWLAEEKTKVVGTFPPRNRGWTGYVEKDTAGQTNIYSVEPAVYVAESAISSGAAGSSSDGAENTAAIYAGIALVSVAAASSILLQVGKNSPPRVQAVEYNGPSLTYYINKFKPQEIIQASAPSESESSSSVQQETSDAPTTIQVESQLQLQPSSLDSSNVS, encoded by the exons ATGGCGTCTGCTGCTCAGGCCATGATTGCAGCAAACACATTGACTTGCACATTTCCTAGCCGGGGAAGCAGACGCAGCTTCTTCCTCAAGAGATACCAAAAACCTAATCATCATCTCCTCACTGTCAGAGCTTCTTCAGAAGACGAAGACTGCAATGTTGAAGAATGCGCTCCTGAGAAGGAG ATTGGAAAGGTCAGTGTGGAGTGGCTAGCTGAGGAAAAGACTAAAGTGGTTGGTACATTTCCTCCTCGAAACCGGGGTTGGACTGGATATGTTGAGAAGGACACTGCTGGGCAGACAAACATATACTCTGTTGAG CCTGCAGTTTATGTGGCTGAAAGTGCAATAAGTTCAGGAGCTGCAGGTTCTTCTTCTGATGGAGCCGAGAACACAGCAGCGATTTATGCAGGGATCGCCCTTGTCTCTGTTGCTGCAGCTTCGTCGATACTCCTTCAAGTTGGTAAGAATTCACCACCTCGGGTGCAGGCTGTAGAATACAATGGACCATCACTTACTTATTACATAAACAAGTTTAAGCCACAAGAGATTATTCAAGCCTCAGCTCCCAGTGAGTCTGAATCATCTTCATCAGTTCAGCAAGAAACCTCCGATGCACCGACCACAATTCAGGTCGAATCCCAACTTCAGCTACAACCTTCCTCGTTGGATTCGAGCAATGTCTCTTAG
- the LOC107404210 gene encoding DNA-directed RNA polymerase III subunit 2 isoform X2 → MGVQRESVAGFPGHNLPLNNGTQIPNSPVKGLAIDKQVLAAPIKSAVEKYQLLPEFLKVRGLVKQHLDSFNYFVNTEIKKIVRANNRIESSLDPSIYLRFKDIRIGEPSVTLDGVSENLNPHTCRLSDMTYAAPIKVDVEYIEGSHGQKTRAQKENVVIGRMPIMLRSCCCVLYGKDEAELARLGECPLDPGGYFIIKGTEKVILIQEQLSKNRIIIDMDKKGNINASVTSSSETIKSKTTIQMEKGKLYLILSQFSTKVPIMVVMKAMGMESDQEVVQMVGRDPRYSALLMPSIEECGKDIHTKEQALDYLESKLKRSMYPPSAHAPNASSEKAGRVMTILKDVFLANVRVHQNNFRPKCIYVGVMLRRIMDAILNKDAIDDKDYVGNKRLELSGQLISLLFEDLFKTMITDVKRTVDSILAKPSRSSRFDFAQVLGRLSFIGTLGHMTRINPQFEKSRKVSGPRALQPSQWGMLCPCDTPEGEACGLVKNLALMTHVTTDEEEEPLISLFYCLGVEDLELLSGEELHAPNSFLVIFNGHILGKHRRPQRFATAIRMLRRAGKIGEFVSVFLNEKQRCVYIASDGGRVCRPLVIADKGISRIKEHHMKELLDGVRTFDDFLREGLIEYLDVNEENNALIALYEADATPETTHIEIEPFTILGVCAGLIPYPHHNQSPRNTYQCAMGKQAMGNIAYNQLSRMDTLLYLLVYPQKPLLTTRTIELVGYDKLGAGQNATVAVMSYSGYDIEDAIVMNKASLDRGFGRCIVMKRLSAIIQKYENNTQDRIARPNRAGNDAGRMQVLDDDGIAAPGEIIRPNDIYINKQTPRVTRGTMVTGLTDSDFKFAPQTFKGPIGESSVVDKVALFTDKNNNMCIKYLIRHTRRPEVGDKFSSRHGQKGVCGTIVQQEDFPFSERGICPDLIMNPHGFPSRMTVGKMIELLGGKAGVSCGRFHYGSAFGEPSGHADTVEAISHTLVEKGFSYNGKDFIYSGITGCPLQAYIFMGPIYYQKLKHMVLDKMHARGSGPRVMLTRQPTEGRARNGGLRVGEMERDCLIAYGASMLIFERLMISSDPFEVQVCRACGLLGYYNHKLKTGICSSCKNGDNISTMKLPYACKLLIQELQSMNIVPRLKLAEA, encoded by the exons ATGGGCGTCCAACGAGAATCCGTTGCTGGCTTCCCCGGACATAACCTACc GTTGAATAATGGCACTCAGATTCCCAATTCTCCGGTTAAAGGCTTGGCCATTGACAAGCAAGTTCTGGCCGCTCCAATTAAATCCGCCGTTGAAAAATATCAGCTTCTTCCTGAATTTTTAAAG GTTAGAGGTTTAGTGAAGCAACATTTGGACTCGTTTAACTATTTTGTGAATACGGAAATTAAAAAGATTGTTCGTGCCAATAATCGTATTGAATCCAGTCTGGATCCAAGCATTTATCTCAG GTTCAAAGATATTAGAATTGGTGAGCCCTCAGTGACGCTGGATGGTGTCAGTGAAAACCTTAATCCACATACATGCCGGTTATCTGACATGAC GTATGCTGCTCCGATAAAGGTTGATGTAGAATACATTGAAGGAAGTCATGGTCAAAAGACTAGAGCGCAAAAG GAAAATGTTGTTATTGGAAGAATGCCTATAATGTTACGGAGTTGCTGCTGTGTTTTATATGGAAAAGATGAAGCTGAGCTTGCAAGACTAG GTGAGTGCCCTCTTGATCCTGGAGGATATTTTATCATCAAAGGAACAGAGAAG GTAATTCTCATACAAGAACAACTTTCAAAGAATAGGATTATTATTGATATGGACAAGAAGGGAAA caTAAATGCTTCTGTTACGAGCAGTTCTGAGACAATAAAAAGCAAAACTACTATTCAGATGGAAAAGGGGAAATTGTATTTGATTCTCAGCCAATTCAGCACTAAG GTTCCTATAATGGTGGTCATGAAGGCTATGGGAATGGAGAGCGATCAAGAAGTAGTGCAAATGGTTGGAAGAGATCCTCGATATAGTGCTCTCCTTATGCCATCAATTGAG GAATGTGGAAAGGATATTCATACAAAAGAGCAAGCCTTAGACTATTTAGAATCAAAG CTGAAGAGGTCCATGTATCCTCCTAGTGCACATGCTCCTAATGCTTCTTCTGAAAAG GCTGGTAGAGTAATGACAATCCTTAAAGATGTGTTTCTTGCCAATGTTCGG GTGCATCAGAATAATTTTCGGCCAAAATGCATATATGTTGGGGTAATGCTGAGACGCATAATGGATGCAATTTTAAACAAGGATGCAATAGATGACAAG GACTACGTAGGGAACAAGAGGCTGGAATTATCTGGTCAATTGATTTCGCTTCTTTTTGAG GATTTGTTCAAGACGATGATTACTGATGTTAAGAGGACTGTAGATTCTATTTTGGCAAAGCCCAGCAGGTCAAGTCGGTTTGACTTTGCTCAG GTGCTAGGTCGATTATCTTTTATTGGCACTCTGGGCCATATGACCAGAATCAACCCACAATTTGAGAAATCACGGAAAGTAAGTGGACCTAGAGCCTTGCAACCTAGTCAG TGGGGCATGCTTTGCCCATGTGATACTCCTGAGGGTGAAGCTTGTGGACTAGTTAAAAACTTGGCCCTAATGACTCATGTGACAACTGATGAAGAGGAGGAGCCATTAATCTCCCTG TTCTATTGCTTGGGTGTTGAGGACTTGGAATTACTCTCTGGAGAGGAGCTTCATGCACCAAATTCTTTCCTAGTTATATTCAATGGGCACATCCTCGGAAAGCATCGGAGACCACAG CGTTTTGCCACTGCAATCAGAATGTTACGCAGAGCTGGGAAAATTGGGGAGTTTGTAAGTGTCTTTCTCAATGAGAAGCAG CGCTGTGTTTATATTGCTTCTGATGGAGGTCGAGTTTGTCGTCCACTGGTCATTGCTGACAAGGGCATATCAAGGATCAAAGAACATCATATGAAGGAGTTGTTG GATGGAGTGCGAACATTTGATGACTTTTTACGTGAGGGGTTGATTGAGTATCTTGACGTTAATGAGGAGAACAATGCTTTG ATTGCTTTGTATGAAGCGGATGCTACCCCAGAGACAACACATATTGAGATAGAGCCATTTACCATCTTAGGTGTTTGTGCTGGGCTAATTCCATATCCTCATCACAATCAGTCACCTAGAAATACTTACCAG tGTGCAATGGGAAAGCAAGCGATGGGAAATATTGCATATAACCAG CTATCTCGAATGGACACATTGCTCTACCTACTGGTGTATCCTCAAAAACCATTATTGACAACAAGGACTATTGAACTG GTTGGCTATGATAAGCTTGGAGCAGGGCAGAATGCAACAGTCGCTGTGATGAGTTATAGTGGCTATGATATAGAGGATGCAATAGTCATGAACAAGGCATCTCTTGATCGTGGATTTGGTCGTTGTATTGTCATGAAAAG GCTTTCAGCCATCATACAAAAGTATGAGAATAACACTCAAGACAGGATCGCCAGACCCAACAGAGCAGGAAATGATGCTGGAAGGATGCAG GTGCTGGATGACGATGGAATTGCAGCCCCTGGGGAAATTATTAGACCAAATgacatatatattaacaaacaaACTCCCAGAGTTACGAGGGGGACTATGGTGACGGGGTTAACTGATAG CGATTTCAAGTTTGCTCCTCAGACATTCAAAGGTCCTATAGGGGAATCAAGTGTGGTGGACAAAGTGGCTCTTTTTactgacaaaaataataatatgtgcaTCAAATACTTAATTCGTCATACTCGTAGACCTGAG GTTGGTGATAAATTTAGTAGCAGACATGGGCAAAAAGGTGTTTGTGGAACCATTGTCCAACAGGAAGATTTCCCCTTTTCTGAGCGTGGCATTTGCcctgatttaattatgaatccTCATGGATTTCCaag TCGAATGACTGTCGGAAAGATGATAGAGCTTCTAGGGGGTAAAGCTGGGGTTTCATGTGGGAGGTTTCACTATGGCAGTGCTTTTGGGGAGCCAAGCGGTCATGCAGACACGGTTGAAGCTATAAG TCACACACTTGTGGAGAAGGGGTTTAGCTACAATGGCAAGGACTTCATTTATTCAG GTATCACAGGTTGCCCACTACAGGCATATATTTTCATGGGACCAATTTACTACCAGAAGCTAAAGCATATG GTATTGGATAAAATGCATGCTCGTGGTAGTGGTCCCCGAGTCATGCTAACAAGACAACCAACAGAGGGGAGAGCTCGAAATGGAg GACTACGAGTAGGAGAAATGGAACGTGATTGTCTGATCGCGTATGGTGCTAGTATGTTGATATTTGAGCGTTTGATGATATCTAGTGATCCTTTTGAAGTTCAG GTTTGCAGAGCTTGTGGGTTGTTGGGATATTACAACCATAAGTTGAAAACTGGAATTTGTTCATCGTGCAAAAACGGAGATAATATCTCAACAATGAAGCTTCCGTATGCTTGCAAGCTTTTAATTCAG GAACTCCAATCGATGAATATTGTCCCTCGATTAAAACTAGCAGAGGCATAA
- the LOC107404210 gene encoding DNA-directed RNA polymerase III subunit 2 isoform X1, translating into MGVQRESVAGFPGHNLPLNNGTQIPNSPVKGLAIDKQVLAAPIKSAVEKYQLLPEFLKVRGLVKQHLDSFNYFVNTEIKKIVRANNRIESSLDPSIYLRFKDIRIGEPSVTLDGVSENLNPHTCRLSDMTYAAPIKVDVEYIEGSHGQKTRAQKENVVIGRMPIMLRSCCCVLYGKDEAELARLGECPLDPGGYFIIKGTEKVILIQEQLSKNRIIIDMDKKGNINASVTSSSETIKSKTTIQMEKGKLYLILSQFSTKVPIMVVMKAMGMESDQEVVQMVGRDPRYSALLMPSIEECGKDIHTKEQALDYLESKLKRSMYPPSAHAPNASSEKAGRVMTILKDVFLANVRVHQNNFRPKCIYVGVMLRRIMDAILNKDAIDDKDYVGNKRLELSGQLISLLFEDLFKTMITDVKRTVDSILAKPSRSSRFDFAQWIVRDNITNGLERALSTGNWDVKRFKMNKKGVTQVLGRLSFIGTLGHMTRINPQFEKSRKVSGPRALQPSQWGMLCPCDTPEGEACGLVKNLALMTHVTTDEEEEPLISLFYCLGVEDLELLSGEELHAPNSFLVIFNGHILGKHRRPQRFATAIRMLRRAGKIGEFVSVFLNEKQRCVYIASDGGRVCRPLVIADKGISRIKEHHMKELLDGVRTFDDFLREGLIEYLDVNEENNALIALYEADATPETTHIEIEPFTILGVCAGLIPYPHHNQSPRNTYQCAMGKQAMGNIAYNQLSRMDTLLYLLVYPQKPLLTTRTIELVGYDKLGAGQNATVAVMSYSGYDIEDAIVMNKASLDRGFGRCIVMKRLSAIIQKYENNTQDRIARPNRAGNDAGRMQVLDDDGIAAPGEIIRPNDIYINKQTPRVTRGTMVTGLTDSDFKFAPQTFKGPIGESSVVDKVALFTDKNNNMCIKYLIRHTRRPEVGDKFSSRHGQKGVCGTIVQQEDFPFSERGICPDLIMNPHGFPSRMTVGKMIELLGGKAGVSCGRFHYGSAFGEPSGHADTVEAISHTLVEKGFSYNGKDFIYSGITGCPLQAYIFMGPIYYQKLKHMVLDKMHARGSGPRVMLTRQPTEGRARNGGLRVGEMERDCLIAYGASMLIFERLMISSDPFEVQVCRACGLLGYYNHKLKTGICSSCKNGDNISTMKLPYACKLLIQELQSMNIVPRLKLAEA; encoded by the exons ATGGGCGTCCAACGAGAATCCGTTGCTGGCTTCCCCGGACATAACCTACc GTTGAATAATGGCACTCAGATTCCCAATTCTCCGGTTAAAGGCTTGGCCATTGACAAGCAAGTTCTGGCCGCTCCAATTAAATCCGCCGTTGAAAAATATCAGCTTCTTCCTGAATTTTTAAAG GTTAGAGGTTTAGTGAAGCAACATTTGGACTCGTTTAACTATTTTGTGAATACGGAAATTAAAAAGATTGTTCGTGCCAATAATCGTATTGAATCCAGTCTGGATCCAAGCATTTATCTCAG GTTCAAAGATATTAGAATTGGTGAGCCCTCAGTGACGCTGGATGGTGTCAGTGAAAACCTTAATCCACATACATGCCGGTTATCTGACATGAC GTATGCTGCTCCGATAAAGGTTGATGTAGAATACATTGAAGGAAGTCATGGTCAAAAGACTAGAGCGCAAAAG GAAAATGTTGTTATTGGAAGAATGCCTATAATGTTACGGAGTTGCTGCTGTGTTTTATATGGAAAAGATGAAGCTGAGCTTGCAAGACTAG GTGAGTGCCCTCTTGATCCTGGAGGATATTTTATCATCAAAGGAACAGAGAAG GTAATTCTCATACAAGAACAACTTTCAAAGAATAGGATTATTATTGATATGGACAAGAAGGGAAA caTAAATGCTTCTGTTACGAGCAGTTCTGAGACAATAAAAAGCAAAACTACTATTCAGATGGAAAAGGGGAAATTGTATTTGATTCTCAGCCAATTCAGCACTAAG GTTCCTATAATGGTGGTCATGAAGGCTATGGGAATGGAGAGCGATCAAGAAGTAGTGCAAATGGTTGGAAGAGATCCTCGATATAGTGCTCTCCTTATGCCATCAATTGAG GAATGTGGAAAGGATATTCATACAAAAGAGCAAGCCTTAGACTATTTAGAATCAAAG CTGAAGAGGTCCATGTATCCTCCTAGTGCACATGCTCCTAATGCTTCTTCTGAAAAG GCTGGTAGAGTAATGACAATCCTTAAAGATGTGTTTCTTGCCAATGTTCGG GTGCATCAGAATAATTTTCGGCCAAAATGCATATATGTTGGGGTAATGCTGAGACGCATAATGGATGCAATTTTAAACAAGGATGCAATAGATGACAAG GACTACGTAGGGAACAAGAGGCTGGAATTATCTGGTCAATTGATTTCGCTTCTTTTTGAG GATTTGTTCAAGACGATGATTACTGATGTTAAGAGGACTGTAGATTCTATTTTGGCAAAGCCCAGCAGGTCAAGTCGGTTTGACTTTGCTCAG TGGATAGTTAGAGATAATATCACAAATGGCCTTGAAAGGGCCCTTTCAACTGGAAACTGGGATGTCAAACGGTTTAAGATGAACAAGAAAGGCGTGACACAG GTGCTAGGTCGATTATCTTTTATTGGCACTCTGGGCCATATGACCAGAATCAACCCACAATTTGAGAAATCACGGAAAGTAAGTGGACCTAGAGCCTTGCAACCTAGTCAG TGGGGCATGCTTTGCCCATGTGATACTCCTGAGGGTGAAGCTTGTGGACTAGTTAAAAACTTGGCCCTAATGACTCATGTGACAACTGATGAAGAGGAGGAGCCATTAATCTCCCTG TTCTATTGCTTGGGTGTTGAGGACTTGGAATTACTCTCTGGAGAGGAGCTTCATGCACCAAATTCTTTCCTAGTTATATTCAATGGGCACATCCTCGGAAAGCATCGGAGACCACAG CGTTTTGCCACTGCAATCAGAATGTTACGCAGAGCTGGGAAAATTGGGGAGTTTGTAAGTGTCTTTCTCAATGAGAAGCAG CGCTGTGTTTATATTGCTTCTGATGGAGGTCGAGTTTGTCGTCCACTGGTCATTGCTGACAAGGGCATATCAAGGATCAAAGAACATCATATGAAGGAGTTGTTG GATGGAGTGCGAACATTTGATGACTTTTTACGTGAGGGGTTGATTGAGTATCTTGACGTTAATGAGGAGAACAATGCTTTG ATTGCTTTGTATGAAGCGGATGCTACCCCAGAGACAACACATATTGAGATAGAGCCATTTACCATCTTAGGTGTTTGTGCTGGGCTAATTCCATATCCTCATCACAATCAGTCACCTAGAAATACTTACCAG tGTGCAATGGGAAAGCAAGCGATGGGAAATATTGCATATAACCAG CTATCTCGAATGGACACATTGCTCTACCTACTGGTGTATCCTCAAAAACCATTATTGACAACAAGGACTATTGAACTG GTTGGCTATGATAAGCTTGGAGCAGGGCAGAATGCAACAGTCGCTGTGATGAGTTATAGTGGCTATGATATAGAGGATGCAATAGTCATGAACAAGGCATCTCTTGATCGTGGATTTGGTCGTTGTATTGTCATGAAAAG GCTTTCAGCCATCATACAAAAGTATGAGAATAACACTCAAGACAGGATCGCCAGACCCAACAGAGCAGGAAATGATGCTGGAAGGATGCAG GTGCTGGATGACGATGGAATTGCAGCCCCTGGGGAAATTATTAGACCAAATgacatatatattaacaaacaaACTCCCAGAGTTACGAGGGGGACTATGGTGACGGGGTTAACTGATAG CGATTTCAAGTTTGCTCCTCAGACATTCAAAGGTCCTATAGGGGAATCAAGTGTGGTGGACAAAGTGGCTCTTTTTactgacaaaaataataatatgtgcaTCAAATACTTAATTCGTCATACTCGTAGACCTGAG GTTGGTGATAAATTTAGTAGCAGACATGGGCAAAAAGGTGTTTGTGGAACCATTGTCCAACAGGAAGATTTCCCCTTTTCTGAGCGTGGCATTTGCcctgatttaattatgaatccTCATGGATTTCCaag TCGAATGACTGTCGGAAAGATGATAGAGCTTCTAGGGGGTAAAGCTGGGGTTTCATGTGGGAGGTTTCACTATGGCAGTGCTTTTGGGGAGCCAAGCGGTCATGCAGACACGGTTGAAGCTATAAG TCACACACTTGTGGAGAAGGGGTTTAGCTACAATGGCAAGGACTTCATTTATTCAG GTATCACAGGTTGCCCACTACAGGCATATATTTTCATGGGACCAATTTACTACCAGAAGCTAAAGCATATG GTATTGGATAAAATGCATGCTCGTGGTAGTGGTCCCCGAGTCATGCTAACAAGACAACCAACAGAGGGGAGAGCTCGAAATGGAg GACTACGAGTAGGAGAAATGGAACGTGATTGTCTGATCGCGTATGGTGCTAGTATGTTGATATTTGAGCGTTTGATGATATCTAGTGATCCTTTTGAAGTTCAG GTTTGCAGAGCTTGTGGGTTGTTGGGATATTACAACCATAAGTTGAAAACTGGAATTTGTTCATCGTGCAAAAACGGAGATAATATCTCAACAATGAAGCTTCCGTATGCTTGCAAGCTTTTAATTCAG GAACTCCAATCGATGAATATTGTCCCTCGATTAAAACTAGCAGAGGCATAA